DNA from Rhipicephalus sanguineus isolate Rsan-2018 chromosome 11, BIME_Rsan_1.4, whole genome shotgun sequence:
ttcaagcatTCGTGTGTCCAAAGCTAAGCATTATAACATGCACATACGCTTTAAGGTTCAGGTAGCACTTAATTTTTAAAGCAGCTTATGTGCATAGACGTAGAGCTAAAGCAGTGGCAGACttctataaagttacaaaaaaatgcatcaaaatgcaTTTAGACAAGAATCTCATTGAGTGAAACCTGGAGGGACTGGAAAAATAGATTCGAATGAACAGAATTTTCATTGACATGCAGGTATGCCACAGTCAAATAGAACGCCAACTAAAGCAGAGGCTGTTGTaccatttaaaggagtactgacacgaattttaaatattttctgattgtcgctctaaataaaaacactggtgacgagaaccctaaaaagagtattgcggtgcctgggaatgcatggaATATATTATTAATACcgccactgtaaaaaaaaaactttcggtcTCGATATCGAGGTGGTGGCTTCTCAGCTACGGCTCATAGCAGTGTGACATCACGGGAGAACAGCAACTCGCGACttactagcggcagatctgtcatctgctcatGATGTACGTGAACAACGAGGagttaattgtcgtccagtgaccccgacagtgatttctgcaatttaggctgcatgcaggacgaagagttcgcaaactcagtagaactgtgttgactcgtcgcgaCAATGTCCATtgtggtggggctggcttgcagatgctcagcgacgaaagctTTAAAATCaatgtaaaatattttatacgcctTTCTGACTTCGGTGTGTGGCGAATATTAACACGGCATACCAAGAAAACGAAAAACGTTAGTCTTtgtgatgtctcaaaatcgtgtcggtACTCCTTTCAGGCGATCTACATTTACAGCAATTCTGTTCTAATATGATTGACACTGCAACCTGGTGCTGCAGTTTTAGCAGAGGAAGATGAACGCAGAAATTGTCATGCAACACATGTTTCGCGAGTAGGGAGCTCCCGTGGGTTTCTGGGATCTTGCTCAACTGCCAACCTTGCCGGTGACCCGAACCTTTAGTTAATAATTTGTGTGGTACCCGTTGTGGTTAAACATTTGGTGAAAACAACGATTTAAGTTAAAGTCTTACATTATCTGTTTATGAAAGTACACTGGGAAGTTGTCATGAAGCGTCACTACAGTACAAAGCGCAGTGGCTGTTTCAAACAGCAACCCATTCTCTTTACAACGGTGTGGGAAAGAAtgacttttaaaggctcgtttatTTTCTGTGTTATACACGATATTAATGTGAACTAACACAAaatctttccttggcattattttctgttctcATTAATGGGGTCGGAAAGAAGCTTCCTGTGCAGGAGTGTTCTGAATGCACGGTTGAAATCTGTCGGACCCAGAGGCCAATGGCACCAGTGCAACACTTGGTACTAATGTGGTACCGAGTTTTGGATTTGCACACTTTTTGCTTCAGAATGCCTTTCAAGTTGCTAATATTCGGCAACTTCTCTTAAATAGCAGTTGCTGCTGCAAGTCGAAGTCTTGCTTCCCGAAGGCAGTATAGTTCAACTGCCTCTCTTTTTAAATGcaacatacactcaaacctcgttataacgaacacggatataacgaattatcggttataacgaagtaaattaataatagtcttgtcatagctacggtgctacaaataaacgtttataacgaattttcggatataacgaagttattttcgtgacagatgcgactttgttataatgaggtttgagtgtatttaatTCAGATTCGGTCCAACAGCTTTCCAAGGGAAGTACTTCCACATTTCATGCGCAATATGTGGGTTGCGAGATTGCTGTTGGTCATTTCGTCTTAGAGCCGGCTTGGTACAGAAGTAGTCTCAATCATTGTTGTGAACACATGAGCCTGCTCTTGATCTCACTAGAGCCTAGTTTGTGTTTTGCACTCAAAGCTGGACATAACGAAGACGGATATAATGAAtgatcggttataacaaagtaatgaAAAATAGTGTTGTCATAGATAGTGTTATGAATGCATGTtttaacaaattttcggatataatgaagtcattttcgtgtcagatgtgactttgttataatgtgTTTATAGTGTTTAtagtttttttaatgctcctaaATAACCAGCTGAATGTGCCATAAGTGGTGTGTACCGTTGCAGCTACTCTCCTAGCCATACAATGCATGGTTCGCAGCATTTCAGTTCTGCAAGCATTcctgaaattgtttttttttttactgcaactTTATTTCACAAGTGCCCTTACAGTGCATCAGACAGGATGAGAGCATGAAAATTCCTTGCACTTAAAAACAATttgatacataaaaaaaaaaccaggatgTGATGAAATGCACAATTTAATGATGTCAAAATATTCATACGGATGCTTTCGTTTTGTAGACACTCACATGTCAATTGAAAATTGTTGATATTTGGCCACTAATTACAACCCATTTTATCAAGTACAAATGTCTAAAAATGAGCAGCAAATGGGTCATATTTTATGAAGCATGCACACCAAGCACATTATAAAGCTGAAATCAAAAGGGATAGCACACATGAAACTGTCATATCTACCTGATAAATTATAAATCCAAAGATCGTTTCACTGGTATCGCGTATGGATAGTTAATAGGCGTGTGTATTCAATGAAAAATAAACGCATACAATTTGTATAAATACTGACTTAACAGGCACACTGCAACGAAATTCCACAATGGTTATCAATGAGTACCACGCGATCTTGGAGCAATTGTGGCAAACTTACACGGCTATCTATTACTTGCCCAATCTTTCTATTAACAGCATTTAAATAGCACCTAAGCTAGCGGCACACGCAGCCAATATAGTTAAGGGATAAGACGTACACGTCCACACATGGCCTCTGAAATTTTAGACATTCCACGGAAGCCATTcaaaatcttggaggccatgccgAAGAGACTAGCTTGTAAGCACTGGGCTCTGCATCACATTCAGTGAGCACTCGAAATTTCTTATTCCAATGTTGAAATCAAGAacgtaaaaaatttttttttaagtaagctTTTTAAAATCCACCCGCTTGCGCTTCAAATGTAGCACCTTGCACAGATCTAAAACTGAGCTTCGTACGTAGTCTTAAAATGGTATCGCAGTTCGCCTTGAACCACATTTGCTGTTAGTGCTTTTCAAAATCTTTGTAGAAATCGGTAATGGCGTTATCAAACAAGGAACGCAGATGAATTTAACCAATCGTGCATTGTCGCTACCAATTCGGAAATGCTTTTCCCCTTCATTTTACTGCTTCGTTTCGTGTGAAATGTCAATTTTAGAGCAAGATTTTAAAAATTTTGTTTGAATGTTTGTGAGGGAGACAAAAGTGGCTCTTTGAACATCTGTGTCCAAATTTATGTAACAATACTCCCAGTACTACCTATGCCCACTCGAGAAGCAGTACTTTTCACTGCTGCTGTTCTTTTTAATCACTTATGTAGTACGTGAACTTCGAGAGCAACACTGAGATAGAAGAAATTGCTCAAAACTTCATGAATCTTGGCAACAAGGGGAAACAGATAAGACGCAAAAGATGCAGGTTAAAACAGTTTTAAGTACTGTCCGAGCAGCAGGATGGGATCCACTTACAAAGCAATTATAAGCACCAATTTATATGCCAAAATGTAAATGGCAGGAGGCACATTGAAAGGCATACGACAGGATTTACACTGCAATATACATCTGTTCTTGCATATCCCTTGAACTGCGGTTTGATGCCCTCACACTTTCTTTGCAACCCCGTATTTGCATTTCTGTGGCGGTCTCGTTGAACAGACAATCCCGTCGTCTTACTTTATTTCGCAAATACTAACTCAGTCCACATCTTCGGGACGTACAGGGTGTGCTAAGGGGATCACCGACTTCTTGAGGATGTCCCTCGAAAGTGCCTTGCGCATGTCTGCAAAAAGAAGCACACAAAAGCAAATCATTACTGCCCACTTcaatgtcagtttttttttaatgagttgCTCATTTCGGTGGTGGCAGCATGTGCGAAAAACTCTCCTGAcatgctgcttttctttcttcagctttattgcattgcgcaatgctccctcacaaatgtttccttcctccatgccaagTATCGGACTTTCATCCACGtggttagcagcgcaacacttcaactGGTGCAGGCAACGACAacggtcatgcattcatatccaggcaacaatgaaatgtggcaacgtgatatgacaagtgacctcggtaaaagatcagattgccatatcagaaacggctggtcgCCAACAGGCCCACGATTGAGAGATCATCAAATTACAggaaaatggcgcatacaaaCATTCATGTGGCCAGCGTaccttcgagggccacatttccATATGCTCGCCAGCGCCGGTTTTTTCGTGTACAGCACCACCACCGATATTCGTGAGGTGTAACAAGCGTCACGTGAAAATTAATGGATACATACTGTCAGCCCCGTACAGGGCTTTCACAGGAGTACGTAAACAAGCAATGATACCATACCTAGTTGGCTGAGAATGCAAGAATCAGGAAATGCaaacaaagaaagcatcaatgacaCATATGAGAGACAACAGCTGAGTCACAAAAATAATCTGATACATTTTGGCACTCCTCTGTAGTTATTGCATGCGAGAGCATCACTAAATGCTCATTATAAACGTGTCAATTGATGTAGGTGATAGAGCAGTGTTGGAGGGCGAACTGCACTCTTCAATGGctctgaggaaaaaaaaacgaatttcaGAAAGTCGGTTCTCGCAGTTTTTGGCATTCTTaggtacagtagaacctcatttATACGttctttaaaagaaaaaaaaaatgtgggaaaaACGTACTATCTGAGCAAACATACGATCTAAATTCACAACAACATTGCACAGTTTCGCTTGCTAATCCTATCGTGAATGTTGGCACCGTGAAATTGTGCGAAACGGGAACGCATCAATGAGTTTGTACCGCATACTGACTCTGAAGTCTGCGTCATGCAAACGATGTGCTCAAGACGAAACGTTCTGTAATTCAAGTACTGTTGGCAGACTTGTGACCATGCTTACCAAAAGCGTCTTCGTCGGGGTCACCGAAGTAGTACTCCAGGACTCTCCTGTAGACGCTGTACCCCAGTCGCTTGTACATGTCGACAGCAACCTTGTTGGACACTCGAACGAATAAATCTACAAAGTACGCCTGCTTCCTGCAACAAAATGTAGACACGTTTCATCAGTGGGCTTCTGCTGAAATAGTGAACTCAACACTTGTGTGCGACGGCATTAAGAGCTGTATAATAGAACTCGCACTGAATTGCTCCACACATTTACTATGAAATTAATGCTCTCGGATGAAACGAAAATTGAGGCAGCTATGCGCTAGTGGTGCGAAGAATGtgcaaacagcgaagctggtggcctttccttcctcacttccctttctcacctccttgctacactatactatggatggctatgctatgttttaccctctcccatcatttcccttccccacccccttgctatgctaaacatggctatgctatgctttctttccctttctttgcatctctttctttctctctgtatctgtttctctttctttctccatattatctcgttctctcgcccataacaatgcaatcatatggttcccataaatgcttgttttgCTAGTGTGCCTAGATAGCCGAACGGTTACAACGCTCGCGTAACTTTTGGACCGTCGGTCCAAAGTTACGTGGGACCGTGGgctttgaatcccgcctcgccaagaaattttatttggtctatttcttctcctctccacttctcttgtCCTTCTCCTTTTACTCCTACGCAATGCTAGGCGATGCATGTTGGCGCCATCGCTTGAGGTTTTTCTGGAAACACCTTACGGGACAACCTCCGACATGAACAACTTTGCTGTTATAACGCTAACCTTCAATTCGCTCACAACTTTGGCACACAAGGTTATGTAGCAGCCCAGTAGTTGAGGGCTGCATCACACAGCCTGGAAACTAACTGTATGCGGGATGCAAAGAGGAGCACGAAATCGTGACATTTCAGACTGCAGTTATCTCACACACGTTGCATGCTGTGGTAGTGTAGGCGAGCAGAGATTGCGAGCTTTACGCGAGGCTTGTCTGATGATTATGCGCTGTAAGCATTCCTTAGTAAACCCGTCATTCTCACGGGCTAACGCTGTTGGGAGCAGTGGTCAAGGGTCTCACTTCTCAGAGATGTACTCCAGGCCCGACATTAGCATGGCCGCAACTCCCAGCTTCCGGTACTCGGGTGCGACCGTGAGAGCCGTCACGTGGCCGTGCCAGTTCTCCTGGACGCCCTCCGCCTTGCCCATGACTGCAGGGAAACAAGATGGACACGTCCAGTGAAGACGAGACAGCGAGCAAGGCAGCAACGTCACCTCTCTAGTCGTTAAGAAGGGGACATGTTTGAACAGGGACCTTACTGTAGCCCATGATGTCGCCGTTTGGAGACTCGGCGACCTGGAAGTATTCGGGCCAGTGAGCCAGGTACTGGAGGTAGAATGATAACCCGTACTGCGAAGCAGCTAAGGTAAAGTGCAGCATCTAACGGCATCAACTTTTCGCAAGCAGCAATGCACGTTGAAGAGTTGTGCTCACCCTGGAAGGGTTGCACTGTTGTCTCGCGAGCACTTTTCTCTCTAGTGTGCTTGAGGTGACGCAGATTGACCACGAGATGGGCCAAGCACAGCCATGCACTTTTTCAAAGTACGCTTCTATGATCCTTCACTACTCGGCCGCAATCTCGTTATGCGTCTTGGGATGTTAATGTAGCGCACGCAAAAAGGGGCACTAGAAAATATAAAACATGTTGCCAGGAAACGAAAATATTATCACCATGTCCATGTGCCTTTGTAGCGTAGCTACAGAGGTTGCTTGGACGAGTtagtacgacatacttcacataacaACAGCTTTCTTTTGTTATATACTGCGCAAGTATACATTGCGCAGTCGCGACAAATAAACcttgttgtaagtcagcactGCCGTCTGTGTGCTCGTCTGTATGCGCTACAATGGTATTGCACGATGCTGTAGCAATGGGTCACCCTATCATTCATACAGCCTTCAGTCACCATTGACGTCTATCTACACAAACCACAGTGTAAGTGGTTTTTCCGAAAGTGCAACCAAAGCATAAACCGTGAGTGAGCAACATTCTTAATATAAGAACACTCGCCACTCACGCTGACAAGTGCTATGATTGGGCTCGGACACGTAGATCCGAAAGGTTTCACAGTCTGCATCGAAAAATAGATACAACGCagaaaccaaaaataaataaatggtcaAGCGTGCTTGACAATCTAGCAGACCTGCACTCTCGAAGGCGTCCGTGCGAGAGCGGTAGCGCGCTTTCACGATGCTCAGAGAGGGTTCGATGAAAACCGAAACTGCATACGTGAGACATCGGTATGACGCTGAATCGAAGTGACTCGTGCTTCAAAAGCTGTTACGTGTACGCAAGATTAGAGGGCTTACGATGCTGCTATTTACGCTCCGTGCTTCGATTGTGCCCGAAAATTTCGTGTCGACTGAGGTCTTGCGAAACCTAAATGAAGATGAAAATGTCACGTGTGACACAGGTGAGATGCAGCGTCTTCTTTGCTGTTTGACATTGTGTTTATTAGTGCCGTCATGAATGATTTATCGCTTATTCCGAAAACTCGCCGACTAGTCGATCTGCAATGTACTCCCCTAATTGAAATTTGCATGAAATGCCTACACCGGCTGAATGGCAGTAGTTGCTCAACTGATTGGGAGATTTATTTCGAACCAAACCGCAAACCCAAGAAAAGCTGTGCCGGGCGATCAGTACTCAAAATTGGCAAGCGTGGTGTGCATCTCCGTGCGTACCGGCTGTACCTTGTGACCAGTTCGAGTAACTAATTTACCCAGTAAGCTGGAGCGGGATGTTCGTCAAATGTTCGGCTTATGCTCTGTAAACCTTTACGTGGAAATCGCGTTGTGTAAAAAGCATAAAGGATACGGTTTCGGTGAGAGGATCCAAGTTGCTGGAATCAAAAGGTGGAACGCATCAGTACAGCAGCATTCGCGAATCAAAACAAGCAACGAAACGGTCGAGTGCCGCAACTTACACATTGTTGAACAAGAAGAGATCGTCGCACGTAAATTGTCGGATGGTCgtcatgtttttaaaagctttcCACGTGCTCTTATTCTCACGGACGCAACGCACGATCACCGCTCCATGCCGCAAATCTAGCGGGGTAGAGAAACGCAGAAAcgcagggaaaaaaataaaggaacCGGAAATCAGTGTATGTGCAATGAAAccgtgctgctctcaagcgtctATTATTGTCAAGAGCACGTTGTGTCTGTTCGGCACATGGTTCGGCATAGTTAAAGCACTAACACTTTCATAGGCTATGAACTAGCGACCTCTACAGGAATTATTGCCAACAACGTATGGCCTTTGAGATTTTCGACGTTTTTAAACAATCTTGAAGGTCTTGCTGAAAATTTTACTTTTTGATTGTGTAAATATTGAGTGCGCTAGTCCTAAAAGatgaaaaatatttttgttttactgACGAATGGTTTTCAAGCTGGCTCTTTAGACAACATCTCAGTTTTAGCTACAAATCccaaaggctatgcttttatGTGCCAAGAGCGTCAAAAACGGCTGCAAAAAGCGGGGAACAGGTCCTGATCGCCATACATGAGTTCTTGCAGtatgtaaaagcatggcctttgagattactGCGTAGTACATCGGGAGTTTGGCACATATTTGGCAACGTTTGGCACATTATGTTTATCTCAACTTGTGCAACGTGGTGTCAGCTTTAACAATCATACGATGGAAAACATTGTATGATTGAGGAAAAACCTGCGTATGTGAAACCCAAAGCATACCGCAATCACTTTCGGCTTTCGATGTGCTGAAAAACACGGCCTCTAAGATTGGTTTTATCCACTGTGATCAGTGCATCGCTTCGCCATCAAGAAAAAAGCAAAGGATGCAACAGTGCTCTCAATTACTCTTCAAATTCAGTAGCGTTCAGTGTTTGTAAATGCCAAAAGATAACAGTTCGTTCGCAAACACCAAAACTTACATCAGTATGTAACAGGCAAGGTGGCGCCCCGAGCGCTTTACGCGTATTTGCGCCTTGGTTTAATAATATTTTAGTAAAGACACTCCAGCCAACCAACTTATTCCAGAACTTCTTTTATTGCATTATCAAATTTTCTAAGTTACCGACTGGCTTGTCACCTTTGGGCTGCAAACAAACCTTAtaaaacattttttaaaataaaatattgCAGATAATTGTAATAAATTAAGTTGTcagatggcgcgacaatctgTCAATCGTTCGTGGCGCGATAATTTTTGGATGTCGCGGCGTTTGCTGGGACTTTCGCGACTGACGTTTTACAACGTTTGGTGGTTTCTGAGTTTCTGTTTCTCGTTAGAGCGAGAAAGAATTATCCCGTCACAGTTTGCTCGACTGCGAAGCGAATCGCTGCGAAGTGCGCGGTCTTTTAACCCAGCTGTGTGGTGTTCTGTGCGGAGTGCGTGCTGCTACTCTGCTAGAAAGGATATCGACGTTTTTTGTACTTGTTCAAAACGCTATCACCGTTTGCCGTGTTCCTGTGCCACTTTTGGATACGGAAGTTTACGGATTAAGGCCTCCACCGCAAcaacgttcgtgcgtgcgtgtttgtgtgtgtgcgcgtcggCTCACGATTGGATTATCCCCAACAGCTTGACTGTCTTCGCTTTGGAATCTATCCGTCCACGCTTTGGAATGCCTGACGGTGCGCGTTAAAAGGTAAGGCGAAAGCTGCGCTTCTCAACCCCGCTTCCTTGCTCAagatcttgtttgtttgtttttgctcaCTAGTCCCGTTTTGCAGCTGCGTGTTGGTCGCGCTGACCTGCTAGCGCGCGGAAAAAACACTCGCGCGCGTCGGCGTTGCAAAAGGGGACACAcgtcttcaatcaatcaatcaatcaatcaatcaatcaatcaatcaatcaatcaatcaatcaatcaatcaatcaatctctaATAGTCATACAGAAGGAGGTTTCGTGGTTAGAAATAGGCGCGAAAGAGCTTGACACgtcttcaataaataaataaataaataaatcgataGATTTTTATTAGTGGTACAGAATGAGGTTCCATGGTTCGAAATCGTAGTATGTTGATACATTGGAAAAACCAATAAAAAAATTAGAATCTCACATGTAACAGGCAGCATAAAATGTTTGGTTTGGTTGGAAATCGCTTGGGATCGCAGACTGTTGAAGAAAGCAGTAGTTGCGCAATGTTTAAAAAACGTTTCTTTACCTTTCGTCTGAATTAATATGTAAATATATGCGTAATTTCTCTCGTTTGAGGTGTAAATGACTTCCGTAACGCTGTTTAATTATGGCATAAAAATCGCCATTTATTGCATAATGAATGTATGTTTTAGGGCAGTAGAATGTTATTACGCGccgaaagattaaaaaaaaaagaccccgGCTGCTCTCACGTCTGCTAATCCAAATACCATGTACATGACACACATATATCAGCGGATAACATCGAGCTAATTTTGAAATCGCCGAAGCGTGCATCGACGTCATTCCGGCATATAGATAACGGATCGAAATAGGAAGTCGATCGTTCGGTGTTGCAACCAGCGTTCGCTGTACGCGTTCCATCAATTCCACGGGagtcaaatctttttttttttttgttcttctcctCCCGAATTGCCGGTTGCTCTCTACCGGTCGGTGATGATCGATTGTGAAACGGTGTTTCGACAGCCTCTCCCGAGGCAAACGCGCGTGCGATTTTTTTGTGATGACTGTAATGGAAACGTTGTCATCAAAATGAGAGACGTAcgggaggaagagagagagagaaggagagagagagagagttgggCTGTTCACTCTGTACGGGTAGCGGTGTGCGCCCGTCACGCAGTAGATGCGGAAGAATCGACATTTGGGCAAGTTGAAATTGGTTGTGCATCTTTCAAATGAGCAGCGCAAGaacaaggacacgagaaaaagtatactttttcaattttgcgtgtgtgtatatacctATAAGCACACATACAAGCAAACgcacgtacagacgggtccactgttaaagggaacactcgcgttcagggcatgtcaagatatcgctctcttgcaactgCACAGtgacttagatttgcataagactactggtggtttgacagttccgactccctttgacggAATAGTACCGTGCACGAACAACGTTGCCACATCCACTTGGAGTTAGGGGGCCatcaaaatgaaaggtgctcattcgagtgttccctttaacagtggaccgtactgtacataacGGTGGGGAGCGGGGTAGGTATAACCACTGAAGCAAGGTCTGAGTGCGGGCTGGTTGGtatattccatttcaaattgtgattgTGTGAGGGAGGACACCGGGACAGAGACCAACgcagacgagcgctgtcttcgtTGGTCTATTTGTCCCGTGTCTTAGTTCCCTTGCGAtgtaatcacaatttgaaacGGTATAACCATACCCCATCTCCCGAAAAAAAGTTTCTATACAGTACCCCGTATGAGTTGCAGCACGCTTCCCGTGATCGTAGCGGCGCCAACGCTGCACGGTGGCGGCGACATAGAGAACGACGAGTGACGCGAACGCCGTTTCGACTACTGCTATTTCCAAAACCAATTTCACGTTTGCCGGTGTGAAGGCGCAGGCGAAGTCGACGTCGGTGTTCACGGGCACGCTGTTCTTTCTTCGGTGTGAGAATACGCGATGATTCCGAACCGTCGACCGGTAGTGGACTCGGCGTTAGCAGGCCTGCCGCCGCACTTCGCGCCCATTGCAGCGTCTGCTCGCGACGCCGTTCTTCGTAGGCATGTTGTCTTTCCTAGGTCGACACAATATGCGGTTTATACCTCCTAGGTgaaaaatgtgtaactgggaatctgACTGGTTTCAACTGTTGGTTAACTGGGATCAGCTGGTTCCAGTTGCAGGCCAACTGGTCacatcccggccgccgcggccgcatttatatggaagcgaaatgctggaggccggTGTacttttagatttaggtgcacgttaaagaacaccaggtggtcaaattttcgTAGCCCTCCactgtacggcgtccctcataatcatatcgtggttttgggacgtaaaacgccaacagtTATATATATTAACTAGTCCCAGCAATGGAAGCTACCGGTTCCAGTTACAAGCCAACTGGAAACAACTGATACCATGACCAGTCTGTGCTGGAAGTAACTGGACCCACTTGGGATCCAACTGGAACCTTAACCATCACACGGCCGGAACGCAACTGAGATAACGTGTCTATGCACtgcgtgacgtcactgcgaaACAAAGGCTGTCATCCAGCACGGGCAGCAGCCGCGATAGGAGCGCcgccgcagcggccaatggcgagGCGGCAACCGCTGTTGCCGCCTCTGCTGCAGCCACTGTTGTTGGCGGGTTTTTTTCGTAGGTAACCACTTGCATTTCGAAGGTGAAATTTGGCAAGTAGCATTATCTCCAGCTAGACTGCCTATAAATCGGCTTTTGAGGTTtgcgaaatttcgttgcagttggcctttaaagggaccgacaactgctcagaacatgaaatgagatgactgcactgatggaaagattgtccgtcgcattgactcaaaccaaccctgtttatctcgtgagaggtggatttatatttttatttcttcattgaaagtcgcgaaaaatgacctttggcgcctctggcggcaatatcataaacggtccgatgaaggcggtcacgtgaccattggttgctgtatgcgttcgatgacttttctgttagtactgaaatattgttcatttctttatattaaaagatattactccataaaaatgtacatataggtctgcgttagttgtatgcaacaaagtggcgctgccttcgcttggcctaatgatcccatgccgggacaaaccacccatgtcacaggcgcaggcaaccttgggagCACGctcacacaacgctgtacaaataccgagaaggtgtataaagccacatcatctcattgtaacagcttgctattttcaaaaatggtttgcaagctcaaaataaaggtggttaagcacagctacagtaactcctgcgaaagcagaacaacgacaggtttcacaaggactagcggcatcgctatcaattctcagcgttgctggagcaagccttcaagcgtgtttggagcctttcagatcgaaaaatactgcttataaaataactacgtgcttttaggataaaccactgcagctacaaaggctacgaagggtaagcttcctgtcgcaccgtaaaaaacggggtcgagaaaaatcagttgtcggtccctttaagaagtccGCAGAAGCCCCGCCCAAATGACCGAATCGCGGAGgctgatcgcctccgcgactgaagaaatagtcccgctcatgcactcggcaatgctcTCG
Protein-coding regions in this window:
- the LOC119374549 gene encoding N-alpha-acetyltransferase 20, with translation MTTIRQFTCDDLFLFNNVNLDPLTETYGLSFYLQYLAHWPEYFQVAESPNGDIMGYIMGKAEGVQENWHGHVTALTVAPEYRKLGVAAMLMSGLEYISEKKQAYFVDLFVRVSNKVAVDMYKRLGYSVYRRVLEYYFGDPDEDAFDMRKALSRDILKKSVIPLAHPVRPEDVD